AAATAACTTTTTCAAGTATTTCTTTATTATATGAATTTGTTGCTAGCATTGCTTTTCTAATAGCATTCTCTATTCTTGTAGCATCAAAATCTACTATTCTTCCATCTCTTTTAATAACTTTCTCAACTTTAACTTCTACCCTGCTCAATTCTTTACACTCCTCAAGAACGATTATAATGAAATCTTTAACAATATAAAACTATTTCCCTTAAATCATTTTTTAATTATTTTTTCTTTTTCTCGTTAATTCTTAAAAATCATTAAAAAGTTTTTTCTTTCTTATTTTTCTAAAAATATGATATTATACGTATAAAAAAGGGAAAAACATTTCTAATTTTTTAAGAATTAAGGAAAACAAAAATAAATTAAAAAAGGTTAAAGCAATAAAAATATTTATATAAAAATAAATATTTCTTTTTAAATTAAAAATGTCATGCCCCGATAGCTCAGCTGGTCGGAGCATCGGCCTTGTACAATTTAAGATAGCCGAGGGTCCCGGGTTCAAATCCCGGTCGGGGCTTATATAATAATCTGTTTTCTAAAAATGTTACAATTTTCTATAAATACAATAATGAGAGAAAGTAGAAAATATAATTTAGCATGTATATTATCTTCTCAATTAATTTATGATTTTTATTCTTCTATTATTGGAAATACAGAATGAAATTATTTATGATAAATGATAGTGAAAAGATATTGATGCAATTATAAATATTACAGGATGTGAAATATTAAGACAAGTTTTACCTTCATTAAAAACAATTTGAAGTTGTTACAATAAGAAAACAAGAAATTGAAGAATTAATGAAAACTACAGGAGGAAAATTATATCCTACGATTGCTTTATTGATTGCCTCATTAAAACCATATTTTAAAGAATATGAAAATAGAAAGAAAAGAAATTAACTTTCTAAATCTCTTAAAATTTTCTCAAACATCGGCTTAATTTCTGGAATTCTTTTTTTTACTGTTGCCCAAATATACTTTAAATTTACGCCAAAATATTCATGAATAACTTTATTTCTCATTCCTGCCATCCCTTCCCAAGGAATTTCTGGATATCTTGTTCTTATTTCTTCAGGGATTTTCTTAATAGCTTTACCTATGATTTCGAGAGCATTAAGGATTATATTATTAACATTATTGATTCTATGAATAAAGCTATAAAATTCATAGAAGGAATGTCTTATGAGCAATTTATTCAAGATGATAAAACAGTTTTTGC
This DNA window, taken from Nitrososphaerota archaeon, encodes the following:
- a CDS encoding HepT-like ribonuclease domain-containing protein, which produces MNKLLIRHSFYEFYSFIHRINNVNNIILNALEIIGKAIKKIPEEIRTRYPEIPWEGMAGMRNKVIHEYFGVNLKYIWATVKKRIPEIKPMFEKILRDLES